From the Zonotrichia leucophrys gambelii isolate GWCS_2022_RI chromosome 10, RI_Zleu_2.0, whole genome shotgun sequence genome, one window contains:
- the MESD gene encoding LRP chaperone MESD, with the protein MREPEPPSRQRQKMAAAAGWALLALALCLSAAAASGGSEGKRPPKKKDIRDYNDADMARLLEQWEKDDDIEEGDLPEHKRPPAPIDFSKIDPGKPESILQLTKKGKTLMMFVTVSGDPTEKETEEITSLWQGSLFNANYDVQRFIVGSNRAIFMLRDGGYAWEIKDFLISQERCADVTLEGQVYPGKGADGSEKVKNKTKPEKAKKKKDTEKKSNGVKEDNRATNQREEL; encoded by the exons ATGAGGGAGCCGGAGCCGCCTTCCCGGCAGCGGCAGAAgatggcggcggccgcgggctGGGCGCTGCTGGCCCTGGCGCTGTGTCTGAGCGCGGCGGCCGCGAGCGGCGGCTCCGAGGGGAAGCGGCCGCCCAAGAAGAAGGACATTCGGGACTACAACGACGCGGACATGGCCCggctgctggagcagtgggag aaagatGATGACATTGAAGAGGGAGATCTCCCTGAACACAAGAGGCCTCCAGCACCAATAGATTTCTCAAAAATAGATCCAGGCAAGCCTGAAAGCATCCTGCAGCTGACAAAGAAGGGGAAGACTTTGATGATGTTTGTCACAGTGTCAGGAGATCCAAcagaaaaggagacagaagaaaTCACCAGCCTGTGGCAGGGCAGCCTCTTCAACGCAAACTACGACGTGCAAAG GTTTATTGTTGGCTCCAATCGAGCCATCTTCATGCTGCGGGATGGCGGCTATGCCTGGGAGATCAAAGACTTCCTGATCAGTCAGGAAAGGTGTGCAGATGTTACTCTGGAAGGTCAGGTTTATCCTGGCAAAGGAGCAGACGGAAGTgagaaagtgaaaaacaaaacaaaacctgaaaaagcaaagaagaaaaaagacacaGAGAAGAAATCCAACGGCGTCAAAGAGGACAACCGAGCCACCAACCAGAGAGAGGAGCTATGA